A window of Novosphingobium terrae contains these coding sequences:
- a CDS encoding MFS transporter: MNQTRHSEHPARNLAALLAVCLSATMLGLEISSIPAILPDLERILPADFRQLQWIVNAYTLAMASGLMASGALADRFGRKRIFMIGIALFGLASLLCGLAPHAPELIAARFLQGASGAAMLTCQIAVLSHQFRHGAQRSRAFAAWGITFGAGLGFGPLVGVLIAALAGWPWVFLIHVGLAVVTFGLAGWGIAESANPGLSRLDLPGMVTLSLAVFALVEVIIDGRAISADNPAGLALAMLGGLGIIAFVIIENRSTRPMFDFSVFRVKPFLGALIGSAGMNFSFWPFVIYLPIHLQAVLGLDAKAAGAMLLAYTLPPLVVPPLAERLLARHGPGTVIPLGLATIGTGFALMLLAAYGRDADWRALLPGCLLAGVGLGLTNTPVTNTSTGALPPEQAGMASAMDTSARIISLSINIAVMGLILVHGIRGALEHLPLHGMQATALDQLARTLAGGDLSAAGRIGSAGAHAALLAGFQGVMLYAALCGWAMSVISLLVFRQAPKAATAAPAPVGIELMMD, translated from the coding sequence ATGAACCAAACCCGCCATTCTGAACATCCGGCCCGAAATCTCGCAGCGCTGCTGGCCGTTTGCCTCTCCGCCACCATGCTGGGGCTGGAGATTTCCAGCATCCCGGCCATTCTGCCCGATCTGGAGCGCATCCTGCCCGCCGATTTCCGGCAGCTGCAATGGATCGTCAACGCCTATACGCTGGCCATGGCGAGCGGGCTGATGGCCAGCGGCGCCCTGGCGGACCGTTTCGGCCGCAAGCGGATCTTCATGATCGGCATCGCGCTTTTTGGCCTCGCTTCGCTGCTGTGCGGCCTCGCGCCGCATGCGCCCGAGCTGATCGCCGCCCGCTTCCTGCAGGGCGCCAGCGGCGCGGCGATGCTGACCTGCCAGATCGCGGTGCTGTCTCACCAGTTCCGCCATGGTGCCCAGCGCAGCAGGGCCTTTGCCGCATGGGGGATCACCTTTGGCGCCGGGCTGGGCTTCGGCCCGCTGGTGGGCGTGCTGATCGCCGCGCTGGCCGGCTGGCCCTGGGTGTTCCTGATCCATGTCGGCCTGGCGGTCGTGACCTTCGGTCTGGCGGGCTGGGGCATTGCGGAAAGCGCCAATCCCGGGCTCAGCAGGCTGGATCTGCCCGGCATGGTCACCCTGTCTCTGGCGGTTTTCGCACTGGTCGAGGTGATCATCGACGGGCGGGCGATCAGCGCTGACAATCCGGCCGGGCTGGCGCTGGCCATGCTGGGCGGCCTCGGCATCATCGCCTTCGTCATCATCGAGAACCGCAGTACGCGGCCCATGTTCGATTTTTCCGTGTTCCGGGTGAAGCCCTTTCTGGGGGCGCTGATCGGCTCGGCGGGCATGAATTTCAGCTTCTGGCCTTTCGTGATCTATCTGCCGATCCATCTTCAGGCGGTGTTGGGGCTTGATGCCAAAGCGGCGGGGGCCATGCTGCTGGCCTATACGCTGCCGCCGCTGGTGGTGCCTCCGCTGGCAGAGCGGCTGCTGGCCCGCCATGGCCCGGGCACGGTGATCCCGCTGGGTCTGGCGACCATCGGTACGGGGTTTGCCCTGATGCTGCTGGCGGCCTATGGCCGGGATGCCGATTGGCGGGCGCTGTTGCCGGGGTGCCTGTTGGCCGGTGTCGGGCTGGGCTTGACCAACACGCCCGTCACCAACACCTCGACCGGCGCCCTGCCGCCCGAGCAGGCGGGCATGGCATCGGCGATGGACACCAGCGCGCGGATCATCTCGCTCTCGATCAACATTGCGGTGATGGGGTTGATTCTGGTCCATGGCATTCGCGGCGCGCTGGAGCACTTGCCCCTGCACGGCATGCAGGCCACGGCGCTTGACCAGCTGGCCCGCACCCTTGCCGGTGGCGATCTGTCGGCAGCCGGGCGCATCGGATCGGCGGGGGCGCATGCGGCCTTGCTGGCAGGGTTTCAAGGTGTGATGCTGTATGCCGCGCTCTGCGGCTGGGCGATGAGTGTGATCAGCCTGCTCGTTTTCCGGCAGGCACCCAAAGCGGCGACAGCGGCCCCCGCCCCTGTCGGCATCGAGCTGATGATGGACTGA
- a CDS encoding GGDEF domain-containing protein has protein sequence MPQALLPFLVNITIAAMLVASFFTIAQLNPSVRRARWIALCYGLGALNPLGEVAILFGGDLKWMGMIAAGGFLAGITLYSPVMSQFYGKRPWWRAASVIVMIGLVYSWATIGMPHKSLWIDLGFQVPFALGSALCAITTWRHAPPSAMNRVLSGVFVLTALHFLLKPFAALLLGGSVSETHYAHTLYAVVSQSSTGFLMVAAGLLSLITVLQTVVQANSLQARTDLLTSLPNRRALFERFAALTGDRREGAAVGVAVIDIDHFKRINDSFGHAQGDEVLKAVASCLDQNRPSSAMLARIGGEEFVMLLPGLDEQGTLLVCEHLRLAVSRMPPGLSHAVTVSLGLTLVEEGEDLADTLRRADRALYDAKRAGRDRCRVAGEQISGQGQVRLAVVGKG, from the coding sequence ATGCCACAAGCCCTGCTGCCCTTTCTGGTGAACATCACCATCGCCGCCATGCTGGTGGCGAGTTTCTTCACCATTGCCCAGCTCAATCCCAGCGTGCGCAGGGCCCGGTGGATCGCGCTGTGCTATGGGCTGGGGGCGCTCAATCCGCTGGGGGAGGTGGCCATCCTCTTCGGCGGCGATCTCAAGTGGATGGGCATGATCGCGGCGGGTGGATTTCTGGCCGGGATCACGCTGTACTCGCCGGTGATGTCGCAGTTTTACGGCAAGCGCCCCTGGTGGCGGGCCGCATCGGTGATCGTCATGATCGGCCTTGTCTACAGCTGGGCAACGATCGGCATGCCGCACAAGAGCCTGTGGATCGACCTTGGTTTTCAGGTGCCTTTCGCGCTGGGCAGCGCGCTTTGCGCGATCACCACCTGGCGCCATGCCCCCCCATCGGCGATGAACCGCGTGCTGTCGGGCGTGTTCGTGCTGACCGCGCTGCATTTCCTGCTCAAGCCCTTTGCCGCGCTTTTGCTGGGGGGCTCCGTCAGCGAAACACATTATGCCCATACGCTTTATGCCGTGGTGTCGCAGTCCAGCACGGGCTTTCTGATGGTGGCCGCCGGCTTGCTGTCGCTGATCACCGTGCTGCAGACGGTGGTGCAGGCCAATTCGCTTCAGGCCCGCACCGATCTGCTCACCAGCCTGCCCAACCGCCGCGCGCTGTTCGAACGCTTTGCCGCGCTGACGGGTGACCGGCGTGAGGGCGCAGCGGTGGGCGTTGCGGTGATCGACATCGACCATTTCAAGCGGATCAACGACAGTTTTGGCCATGCGCAGGGCGATGAGGTTCTCAAGGCCGTGGCCTCATGCCTTGACCAGAACAGGCCGTCCTCTGCCATGCTGGCCCGGATCGGCGGCGAGGAATTCGTGATGTTGCTGCCGGGACTGGACGAGCAGGGCACCCTGCTGGTGTGCGAGCATCTGCGGCTGGCGGTGTCGCGCATGCCGCCGGGCCTGTCCCATGCCGTCACGGTGAGCCTTGGCCTGACGCTGGTGGAAGAAGGCGAAGATCTGGCCGACACGCTGCGCCGGGCGGATCGCGCGCTCTATGACGCCAAGCGGGCCGGGCGTGACAGATGCCGTGTCGCGGGCGAGCAGATCAGCGGGCAGGGGCAGGTTCGCCTGGCGGTTGTGGGCAAGGGTTAG
- a CDS encoding LysR substrate-binding domain-containing protein, with the protein MRKIPPLAAVRVFEAAARHENFTAAARELGMTQAAVSHQIRLIEDHLGQMLFRRERQRVALTDTARRAAATIGTGLDMIESAFAEMRGDDEATLTISTTPTFANAWLAWRIGRFQMRYPDIAVRLLMQEGLADFSGDGVDVAVRSGHGDWPDLAAHRLIEQDFTPMCSPGFLAAQGGDIQPQDLLRLPLISPHDPSWACWLQQAGLAQIEARALHGIRMDSQANEGHAAIAGQGIAMLTPFFWKQDMSDRRLVQLFPQVSSLGMAYWIAYPEHRRRTRKIRRFCEWLLAEIGIASQ; encoded by the coding sequence ATGCGCAAGATCCCTCCTCTGGCGGCTGTCCGCGTCTTCGAAGCTGCGGCGCGGCATGAGAATTTCACCGCCGCAGCGCGCGAACTGGGAATGACTCAGGCTGCGGTCAGCCACCAGATCCGCCTGATCGAGGATCATCTCGGCCAGATGCTGTTCCGGCGTGAGCGCCAGCGCGTCGCCCTGACCGATACGGCGCGTCGCGCGGCGGCGACCATCGGCACGGGCCTCGACATGATCGAAAGTGCCTTCGCCGAGATGCGGGGCGATGATGAAGCCACGCTGACGATTTCAACCACCCCCACCTTTGCCAACGCCTGGCTGGCCTGGCGGATCGGGCGCTTTCAGATGCGCTATCCGGATATCGCCGTCCGCCTGCTGATGCAGGAAGGCTTGGCCGATTTCTCCGGTGACGGCGTGGATGTCGCGGTGCGCTCGGGCCATGGGGACTGGCCCGACCTTGCGGCTCACCGCCTGATCGAGCAGGATTTCACGCCGATGTGCAGCCCCGGCTTTCTGGCGGCACAAGGGGGAGACATTCAGCCGCAAGACCTGCTGCGCCTGCCGCTGATCAGCCCTCACGATCCGTCATGGGCCTGCTGGCTGCAGCAGGCAGGGCTGGCGCAGATAGAGGCGCGCGCCCTTCATGGCATCCGCATGGATTCGCAGGCAAACGAAGGCCATGCGGCGATTGCGGGTCAGGGCATTGCCATGCTCACGCCGTTTTTCTGGAAGCAGGATATGTCCGACCGGCGGCTGGTGCAGCTCTTTCCTCAGGTCTCCAGCCTGGGCATGGCCTATTGGATCGCCTATCCGGAGCACCGCCGCAGAACGCGCAAGATCCGCCGCTTCTGCGAATGGCTGCTGGCCGAAATCGGCATCGCCAGCCAGTAA
- a CDS encoding YbaK/EbsC family protein → MIDAFREALSRAQHEETIAEFPAGTHSAADAAEAIGCPVAHIAKSIAFRSEEDVVLVIASGTNRIDRKKVSALIGKPVKPAAPDWVHEKTGFAVGGVAPIGHACPVITVVDRDLLSLTPLWAAAGSPMHVFRTTAEQLVTMTSATIGDIRQA, encoded by the coding sequence ATGATCGATGCCTTTCGCGAAGCGCTGAGCAGGGCGCAACATGAGGAAACCATCGCCGAATTTCCCGCCGGAACGCACAGCGCAGCCGACGCCGCCGAAGCGATCGGATGCCCGGTGGCCCATATCGCCAAATCGATCGCCTTTCGCTCGGAGGAGGATGTTGTTCTGGTGATCGCCTCGGGCACCAACCGCATCGACAGGAAGAAGGTTTCTGCGCTCATCGGCAAGCCTGTCAAACCTGCTGCCCCCGATTGGGTCCATGAAAAGACGGGTTTCGCGGTGGGCGGTGTTGCGCCTATCGGCCATGCCTGCCCCGTGATCACGGTGGTTGACCGCGATCTGCTGAGCCTGACGCCCTTATGGGCAGCAGCCGGATCGCCGATGCATGTCTTTCGCACGACAGCGGAACAGCTTGTCACAATGACATCGGCAACCATAGGGGACATCCGACAGGCGTGA
- a CDS encoding UrcA family protein: MNGCFRTLSRMGIVAAALILAVPMSFAQAVDHDGEAPHRDVHLSGLDLTQANDLGMARRRIAGAARSLCASLVDPDGFQIEHAACVLAAREQGAVQLEALHQKALAAAATTTKVQYAYQDRTEPSHKGN, translated from the coding sequence ATGAACGGATGTTTTCGTACTCTCTCCCGCATGGGCATCGTTGCAGCTGCCTTGATCCTTGCCGTGCCGATGTCCTTCGCGCAGGCCGTGGATCACGATGGCGAGGCGCCCCATCGCGATGTCCATCTCTCCGGGCTGGATCTGACTCAGGCGAATGACCTCGGCATGGCCCGGAGGCGCATCGCAGGCGCTGCTCGATCCCTGTGCGCCTCGCTTGTCGATCCTGATGGCTTCCAGATCGAGCATGCGGCCTGTGTGCTGGCTGCGCGCGAACAGGGCGCCGTGCAACTCGAAGCCCTGCACCAGAAGGCGCTGGCCGCCGCCGCGACGACCACAAAAGTCCAATATGCCTATCAGGACCGGACGGAGCCCAGCCACAAGGGGAATTGA
- a CDS encoding DUF1905 domain-containing protein: MSPAQTMNATTMHERDTISFSGKVWVWTSAKGGKPVRWFFVTVEDGPAAELKLVSMGLTAGFGSLPVKARIGTTTWRTSVFPHRESGGWLLPLKAAVRKEAGIREGDEIEVTLEI, from the coding sequence ATGAGCCCGGCCCAAACCATGAATGCCACAACCATGCATGAGCGTGACACCATCAGCTTCAGCGGCAAGGTCTGGGTCTGGACCTCCGCCAAGGGCGGGAAACCTGTCCGCTGGTTCTTCGTGACGGTGGAGGATGGCCCGGCGGCTGAGTTGAAACTCGTCTCCATGGGGCTGACCGCCGGTTTCGGCTCGCTGCCGGTGAAGGCGCGGATCGGCACCACCACATGGCGCACCTCGGTCTTCCCGCATCGTGAGAGCGGCGGATGGCTGTTGCCGCTCAAGGCTGCGGTGCGCAAGGAGGCCGGTATCCGCGAGGGGGACGAGATCGAGGTGACGCTGGAGATCTGA
- a CDS encoding glycoside hydrolase family 97 protein: MIRKPAIGALPLVALTFATPALAQSLDVASPDGHNHIRLALDAQGQPVWSAERDGQQVIDPSPLGLTLAEGPLATGLAVTGSEASAGEDRYAIIAGKAASAADRYRALSIHLAEKDGARRALTIELRAYNDGVAFRTILPVQPQIVAPIIREERSEFRVAPGSQCWGFNIGSFGKSHEGEYEPVDPAKARPHNLFDLPMLCESKGKALAITEAGLTDYAGLALTGRGDGGPGFAAKLSPALDDPRFAVRGKVGSPLASPWRLIMLGDRAGDLIPSTLVTSLAEPSRVAQTDWIKPGLSAWDWWNGPSLKSVTKAGTNTETAKGFIDFAAANGLPYSLIDEGWYQGAGGAGEVRPGADVMHWNPAIDLPALIDYGAKKHVRLWLWFNWRALDANMEAALAQYAAMGIAGIKVDFMDRDDQAMVDWYHRLLEAAARHHLMVDLHGAYVPRGLTRTYPNFLTQEGVMGAEYNKWSRRVTADHNVMLAYTRGLLGPMDYTPGGFNNVPPADFVPRNDRPFVQTTRAHGLALYVAYESPFACVSDSPDTYAESPQGLEFIRGVPGVWDETRFLGGQVGDYVAIARRKGKRWYVGVLNNHEARRISLPLDLLGPGFHMTLWRDGATPRETVKEVRAVHGALAIDLAGSGGAALILEP; encoded by the coding sequence ATGATCCGCAAACCCGCCATCGGCGCCCTGCCCCTTGTCGCGCTGACCTTCGCCACACCGGCTCTGGCGCAGTCGCTCGATGTCGCCTCGCCCGACGGCCATAATCACATTCGCCTCGCCCTGGATGCGCAGGGCCAGCCCGTCTGGTCCGCCGAGCGGGACGGGCAGCAGGTGATCGATCCCTCGCCTCTGGGCCTCACGCTGGCGGAAGGCCCGCTGGCGACAGGGCTGGCGGTCACCGGCAGCGAGGCGTCGGCCGGCGAGGATCGCTATGCCATCATCGCCGGCAAGGCTGCCTCTGCCGCCGACCGCTATCGCGCGCTGAGCATCCATCTCGCGGAAAAGGACGGCGCCCGCCGCGCGCTGACCATCGAATTGCGGGCCTATAATGATGGCGTCGCCTTTCGCACCATCCTGCCGGTGCAGCCGCAGATCGTGGCCCCCATCATCCGCGAAGAGCGCAGCGAGTTTCGCGTGGCGCCGGGCAGCCAGTGCTGGGGCTTCAACATCGGCTCCTTCGGCAAAAGCCATGAGGGCGAATATGAGCCGGTCGATCCGGCCAAAGCCCGGCCCCATAACCTTTTCGACCTGCCGATGCTGTGCGAAAGCAAGGGCAAGGCGCTGGCCATCACCGAGGCGGGCCTCACCGATTACGCGGGCCTCGCCCTGACCGGACGCGGCGATGGCGGGCCGGGCTTTGCCGCCAAACTCTCCCCCGCGCTCGACGATCCGCGCTTCGCCGTGCGCGGCAAGGTCGGTTCACCGCTGGCCTCGCCATGGCGGCTGATCATGCTGGGCGACAGAGCGGGCGATCTGATCCCCTCCACGCTGGTCACCAGCCTTGCCGAGCCCTCACGCGTGGCGCAAACCGACTGGATCAAGCCGGGCCTCTCGGCATGGGACTGGTGGAACGGCCCCAGCCTGAAGAGCGTGACCAAGGCCGGCACCAACACCGAAACGGCCAAGGGCTTCATCGATTTCGCCGCCGCCAACGGCCTGCCCTACAGCCTGATTGACGAGGGATGGTATCAGGGCGCGGGCGGCGCCGGCGAGGTCCGCCCCGGCGCCGATGTGATGCATTGGAACCCCGCCATCGATCTGCCCGCCCTGATCGACTATGGCGCGAAGAAGCATGTCCGCCTGTGGCTGTGGTTCAACTGGCGCGCGCTGGACGCCAATATGGAAGCCGCGCTGGCCCAATATGCCGCGATGGGGATCGCCGGGATCAAGGTCGATTTCATGGACCGCGACGATCAGGCCATGGTCGACTGGTATCACCGCCTGCTGGAAGCGGCCGCGCGCCATCATCTGATGGTCGATCTGCATGGCGCCTATGTGCCGCGCGGCCTGACGCGCACCTATCCCAATTTCCTGACTCAGGAAGGGGTGATGGGCGCGGAATACAACAAATGGAGCCGCCGCGTCACCGCCGACCACAATGTGATGCTGGCCTATACGCGCGGTCTGCTGGGGCCGATGGATTATACGCCGGGCGGCTTCAACAATGTGCCGCCCGCCGATTTCGTGCCGCGCAATGACCGGCCCTTCGTGCAGACCACGCGCGCGCACGGGCTGGCTCTCTATGTGGCCTATGAAAGCCCCTTTGCCTGCGTGTCCGACAGCCCGGACACCTATGCCGAAAGCCCACAGGGGCTGGAGTTTATCCGCGGCGTGCCCGGTGTCTGGGACGAAACCCGCTTTCTGGGCGGGCAGGTGGGGGATTATGTCGCCATTGCCCGCCGCAAGGGGAAGCGCTGGTATGTCGGCGTGCTCAACAACCATGAGGCGCGCCGCATCAGCCTGCCGCTCGATCTTTTGGGGCCGGGTTTTCATATGACGCTCTGGCGCGATGGCGCCACACCGCGCGAAACGGTGAAGGAGGTGCGCGCGGTCCATGGGGCTCTTGCCATCGATCTGGCGGGTTCGGGCGGGGCGGCGCTGATTTTGGAGCCCTGA
- a CDS encoding class I mannose-6-phosphate isomerase, translating to MKLAATLVEKPWGRHDLPGWAEPPQEGREPIGELWFAPPDGTHLPLLVKYLFTGERLSVQVHPDDAQGRARGLTGGKTECWYIIDAEPGATLGIGTAMALDPQQLRDAALDGSIEQKMVWHPVAAGDFFFIPAGTVHAVGAGITLVEIQQNVDVTYRLYDYGRPRELHLEDGTAVSRAQPYDAAHALRSAEGGPRERLLVQDPLLTVLRTGDADLLRARLGAGPVWIVPLAGVATADGEAAGVGECLYLDDTTTLRLSDDAWMLAATQGEQA from the coding sequence ATGAAGCTTGCCGCCACCCTTGTGGAAAAACCATGGGGCCGCCATGATCTGCCCGGCTGGGCCGAGCCGCCGCAAGAGGGGCGCGAACCCATCGGCGAGCTGTGGTTCGCCCCGCCTGACGGGACGCATCTGCCGCTGCTGGTCAAATATCTCTTCACCGGCGAGCGCCTTTCGGTGCAGGTCCATCCCGATGATGCACAGGGCCGCGCGCGCGGCCTCACGGGTGGCAAGACGGAATGCTGGTACATCATCGATGCGGAGCCGGGCGCCACGCTGGGCATCGGCACCGCCATGGCGCTCGATCCGCAGCAGCTGCGCGATGCCGCGCTCGACGGCTCGATCGAGCAGAAGATGGTGTGGCATCCCGTTGCGGCGGGGGATTTCTTCTTCATTCCCGCCGGTACGGTCCATGCGGTGGGCGCGGGCATCACGCTGGTCGAGATTCAGCAGAATGTCGATGTGACCTACCGCCTGTATGACTATGGCAGGCCGCGCGAACTCCATCTTGAGGATGGCACGGCGGTCTCCCGCGCGCAGCCCTATGATGCGGCCCATGCCCTGCGCAGCGCCGAGGGGGGGCCGCGCGAACGCCTGCTGGTGCAAGACCCGCTGCTGACCGTGCTGCGCACGGGCGATGCCGATCTGCTGCGCGCGCGTCTTGGCGCGGGACCGGTGTGGATCGTGCCGCTGGCCGGTGTCGCCACCGCCGATGGCGAGGCGGCCGGCGTTGGCGAATGCCTCTATCTCGACGATACCACCACGCTGCGGTTGTCTGACGACGCATGGATGCTGGCCGCCACTCAGGGAGAACAGGCATGA
- a CDS encoding GDSL-type esterase/lipase family protein yields the protein MTAKLNRRAMMGMAAALPLSAAMPARAAECPVESEADRRLHSDFAWLGRYADDNRALIASGAATGIVFMGDSITQGWKDKRPGFFTPGRVNRGISGQTTPQMLLRMMADVIALRPRAVHIMGGTNDIAGNTGPMTEAMSRDTIAAMATLARANGLRVLLASIPPASHYPWRPGLDTRTPIAALNGWMRDYAAQAGLDWIDYHAVLDDGAGGMKPGLSYDNVHPTEAGYDAMAGLLTPRLAALGL from the coding sequence ATGACAGCGAAGCTCAACCGCCGCGCGATGATGGGCATGGCCGCCGCCCTGCCGCTCAGCGCGGCCATGCCCGCAAGGGCTGCCGAATGTCCGGTCGAAAGCGAGGCAGACCGCCGCCTGCACAGCGATTTTGCCTGGCTGGGCCGCTATGCCGACGACAATCGCGCCCTGATCGCCAGCGGCGCGGCCACCGGCATCGTCTTTATGGGCGACAGCATCACGCAGGGGTGGAAAGACAAGCGCCCCGGCTTCTTCACGCCCGGGCGCGTCAATCGCGGCATCAGCGGGCAGACCACGCCGCAGATGCTGCTGCGCATGATGGCCGATGTGATCGCGCTGCGGCCCCGCGCCGTGCATATCATGGGCGGCACCAACGATATCGCGGGCAACACCGGCCCCATGACCGAAGCCATGAGCCGCGACACCATCGCCGCCATGGCCACGCTGGCCCGCGCCAATGGGCTGCGGGTGCTGCTCGCCTCGATCCCCCCGGCGTCGCACTATCCGTGGCGGCCGGGTCTCGACACGCGCACGCCGATCGCCGCGCTCAACGGCTGGATGCGCGATTATGCCGCTCAGGCCGGGCTGGACTGGATCGACTATCACGCGGTGCTCGATGACGGCGCCGGAGGCATGAAGCCCGGCCTGTCCTATGACAACGTCCACCCCACCGAAGCGGGCTATGACGCCATGGCCGGTCTGCTCACGCCCCGGCTTGCCGCGCTGGGCCTGTAA
- a CDS encoding carboxylesterase/lipase family protein, giving the protein MQRAVALLAAAMLWTGAAQAAPSAPPTVAVTGGTIAGTTDDRGTLLFRAIPFAAPPLGDLRWRPPAPVVPWLGRREATRPGASCLQNDYGWNHADYVRASEDCLTLDVATPALAGKRPVMVWIHGGSNRAGSAGETVRASLAARGVVLVAVQYRLGLLGYLPHRALAAEQGGHTGNYGLMDQIAALRWVQANIARFGGDPANVTIFGESAGAQDVGLLLAAPDTKGLFARAILQSGTPSFGLPWRPLDQALRLGDQLDALLGTGGSIAPLRAASAHALLEADKALHDPALQHDDFLWLRTTIDGAVLPRDPQTLLQEAPARPVIIGSNRAEFGLPGGRPHRDADVDDAFGAKTDKARAFYRLDAPDPAADPRLGDRDLRISTDILFRCPAGRLSDLLSGAGWPVWRYEFDLAPDGGRSFHGAEIGYAMEGRSLGPAITLQDYWLDFARSGRPAPAGKPAWPAYAPGRRHVIFDAHGATPGADLAATPCDWMDRI; this is encoded by the coding sequence ATGCAACGGGCCGTCGCCCTGCTGGCAGCGGCCATGCTGTGGACGGGGGCGGCACAAGCCGCACCATCCGCGCCGCCCACCGTGGCCGTGACAGGGGGCACCATCGCGGGGACGACAGACGATCGCGGAACGCTGCTGTTCCGCGCCATCCCCTTTGCCGCCCCGCCGCTGGGCGATCTGCGCTGGCGCCCGCCCGCGCCGGTGGTGCCATGGCTGGGCCGGCGCGAGGCCACCCGCCCCGGCGCCTCCTGCCTGCAGAATGACTATGGCTGGAACCATGCCGATTATGTGCGGGCCAGCGAGGATTGCCTGACGCTGGATGTCGCCACCCCCGCTCTGGCCGGGAAGAGGCCGGTGATGGTGTGGATTCACGGCGGCAGCAACCGGGCTGGCTCGGCGGGTGAGACGGTGCGGGCCTCGCTGGCGGCGCGGGGCGTGGTGCTGGTGGCGGTGCAATACCGGCTCGGCCTGCTCGGCTATCTGCCGCATCGCGCTTTGGCTGCCGAGCAGGGCGGCCATACCGGCAATTACGGGCTGATGGACCAGATCGCCGCCCTGCGCTGGGTGCAGGCCAACATCGCGCGCTTTGGCGGCGACCCGGCCAATGTCACCATATTCGGGGAATCGGCGGGGGCGCAGGATGTCGGCCTGCTGCTGGCCGCGCCAGACACCAAAGGCCTGTTCGCCCGCGCCATCCTGCAAAGCGGCACGCCCTCTTTCGGCCTGCCGTGGCGCCCGCTCGATCAGGCCCTGCGCCTTGGCGACCAGCTGGACGCTTTGCTGGGGACCGGCGGCAGCATCGCCCCCTTGCGCGCCGCATCGGCCCATGCCCTGCTGGAGGCCGACAAGGCGCTGCATGATCCGGCGCTCCAGCATGACGATTTCCTCTGGCTGCGCACCACCATCGACGGCGCCGTGCTGCCGCGTGATCCTCAGACCTTATTGCAGGAGGCGCCCGCCCGCCCGGTCATCATCGGATCGAACCGCGCCGAATTCGGCCTGCCCGGTGGCCGCCCTCACCGCGATGCCGATGTGGACGATGCATTTGGCGCCAAGACGGACAAGGCGCGCGCCTTCTACCGCCTCGACGCGCCCGATCCCGCCGCAGACCCAAGGCTGGGTGACCGCGACCTGCGCATCTCGACCGATATCCTGTTCCGCTGCCCCGCCGGCAGGCTGTCCGATCTGCTGTCCGGGGCGGGATGGCCCGTATGGCGCTATGAGTTCGATCTGGCGCCCGATGGCGGGCGCAGCTTCCATGGCGCCGAGATCGGCTATGCGATGGAGGGCAGGAGCTTGGGCCCCGCCATCACCCTGCAGGATTACTGGCTGGATTTTGCCCGGAGCGGCAGGCCCGCGCCCGCAGGCAAACCGGCATGGCCCGCCTATGCGCCGGGCCGCCGCCATGTGATCTTCGACGCGCACGGCGCCACGCCCGGCGCCGATCTTGCGGCAACACCTTGCGACTGGATGGACAGGATATGA